TCGGCAACTTTGTCATTTTCCAGTGCCTCTGGTTCGCGGCCATTCTCGGCGCGGCGCGAGGCATCCAGTGGCCGGTGTTTGTGGCGCTGGCGCTTATGCTGGGTTGGGCGCGGCTGCACGGTAGTCCGTGGCGCAGCGACATGCGCATGGCAGCGGCGGGGCTGGCCATCGGCCTGGCGGTCGAGCCGCTGTGGCTGGCTGCAGGCGTTATCGAATACCGGCTGCAATGGTCCGCCAGCCTGCCTCCCCTCTGGATTCTGGCATTGTGGTGCGGGTTTGCCGTGACCTTCAATCACAGCCTGGCCTGGTTATGTGGGCGGCGCTGGCTGGCGGTGGTGTTTGGCGCGCTGGGCAGCGCCGGGTCGGTGATTGCAGGGGTGCGACTCGGCGCGGCCGAAGCGCCTGCCGGGCTGACGTCGCTGGTGCTGGCTTACGCAGCCCTCTGGGCAGTGATTGTACCGGCGCTGGCCTGGTGGGCGACACGCCCACCACCGGGGCCGGGCGCCGCAGAGCATGGCGATGCCGACAGAGGTGATCATGGAATCGCCTGATACGTTCGTGCTCTGGGTGGCCGCCCTGGTGCTTGCGCTCGTCTGCCTGTTGGGCTGGTGGGTGCAGTGCCGCACCCGCAATGCCGCCCACGCGGATGTCATCTGGTCTTTCGGCGTCGGCGCCACCTCGCTGTTTTATCTGGCCATGGGCGAGGGGCCCTGGTTGTTGCGCCTGGTCACTGCGGCGTTGATCGGCTTCTGGTCGCTGCGACTGGGCAGCCATATATGGCGTCGCGTGCGCGCGGAAGAGCACGAGGAAGGGCGCTATGCGGCCATGCGCGAAGCGCTTGGCGAGCGCATCAATCTGTTTCACCTGTTCTTTTTTCTCGGCCAGGGGGTGTTGGCGTGGTTGTTTGCCCTGCCGGCGTGGGTCATTGCGGCGCATCCCGGGCCGCTGGTGATCTGGTCGCTGGTGCTGGGCGGCGCCGTCGGCGTTATCGCCTTGCTGGGCGAACGCGAAGCGGACCGGCAGCTGGATCGTTTCCGCCGTAACCCGGCCCATCGCGGCAAGACCTGCCGGGAGGGGCTGTGGCGCTATTCCCGCCACCCCAACTACTTCTTTGAATGGCTGCACTGGTTCAGCTATCCGCTGCTGGCGGTGGGCGCCGCCTGGGCCGGCTGGCTGTGGCTGGCGCCGGTCATGATGTTCCTGTTCCTGTGGTTCGTGACGGGGATTCCCTATACCGAACGGCAGGCCCTCAAAAGTCGCGGTGAGGATTACCGCGAGTACCAGCGCACCACCAGCGCCTTTATTCCCTGGAGACCCCGTCATGGTCATTGAGCTTGCAGAACGCCGTTGGCTGCCCGACAGCCTGATCCGCTTCGGGATTCGCAAATTACTGGGTCAACGGCTGCGCCTGGAGCAGGCCGGTGATCCGATGCAGGTCGAGGCGCGCAAGACGGCGCTGATGGAGGCGCTGGCGCAAGGGCCGGTGGCCGAGCAGCAGCAAGCGGCCAACGATCAGCACTACGAAGTGCCCGCGTCCTTTTATCTGCGTGCACTCGGGCCGCACCTGAAATATTCCAGCTGTGTCTGGGACGAGACCACGCTGACGCTGGAGCAGGCTGAAGAGGCCATGTTGGCGCTGACCTGTGAACGTGCCGCGCTGGACAATGGCCAGCGGATTCTGGAGCTGGGCTGCGGCTGGGGTTCCCTGTCGTTGTGGATGGCACAACAGTATCCGGGCAGCGAGATCATCAGCGTGTCCAATTCCGGCTCACAGAAGGCGTTCATCGATCAGCGTGCGCGCGAGCGAGGCCTGACCAACCTGACTGTCGTCACCGCCGACGCAGCGACCTTCCAGCCTGAAGGGCAGTTTGATCGGGTGGTGTCGGTGGAAATGTTCGAGCACATGCGCAATCACCGTGAACTGATGCATCGCATTCACGACTGGCTGGTGCCGGGCGGCAAGCTGTTCGTGCATATTTTCTGTCACGATCAGGTGTTCTACCCGTTCGAGACCGAGGGCGAGGCCAACTGGATGGGGCGGATGTTCTTCACCGGCGGCGTGATGCCGTCCTGGGATCTGCTCGAGCGTTGCCAGGAGCGTCTGACGCTGGACGACAAGTGGCGCGTCAACGGGGTGCATTATTCTCGTACGCTGGAAGCGTGGCTCGACAACGCCGACCGGCACCAGGACGAATTGATACCGGTGCTGGCCAGCACCTATGGAGCCGATGAAGCCAAGGTGTGGCTGCAGCGCTGGCGCATGTTTTTCATGGCCTGCTCCGAGCTTTTCGCTTATCGTGGCGGCGAGGAATGGTTCGTGGGGCATTATCGCTTCACCCGTCCTGAAACAGGTGTCTGAAACGGACTGTCTGCCATGTCAAAACGCCGGACCGGTGTCCAGCACCGCCTGACCCGTGTCTACCTGATGCAGGTCGTGCTGATCAGCCTGGCCACTGTGCTCGGCGTGATGGCCACCGCCAAGATCATCGAGCATGTGCTGGTCAAGCAGGCGCTGAAGCTGGAAGCCGAGCATTACTGGGCGTTGTACGAAGACGATCCCGATTTTCCTCGTCCCAATACACGACATCTGCTCGGGCTGCTGGTGCGCGAAGACGGTGGCCCGGACAGCATCCCCGCCAGTTTCCGGCAGTTGACGCCGGGCTATCACCGCATTGATCTGAATGATGACCGCCCGCTGGTGTATGTGGAATACCATCCCTCTGCGGAGGTGGCCGCCAGGCTGTATCTGATCTTCGACGAGCGCCGCGTTTCCGCACTGGCCCTCGTCTTCGGTGTGTTGCCCCTGACCGGCGTGTTGCTGGTGATTTATCTGATGTCCTTCCTGTCCTGGCGCAAGTCACGCCAGTTGATGTCGCCACTGGTGCAACTGGCCGAGATGCTGCGCGGGGCACCGATTACTGATCCCCGCGCTGCGCGCCCGGCGTTTGACGAGATCGAGACAGAAGCCGATTCCGAAGTGGCGGTGCTGGTGGCCTCACTGGAAGCCTACGCGGATCGCTTGCTCGATTTCGTCGAGCGCGAGCGTCAGTTTACCCGTGATGCCAGCCATGAGCTGCGTACACCACTGGCGGTGATTCAGGCCAATCTCGCCTTGCTGGCGGCACGTTTTCCGGAGACGCCATCGGTGCAGCGCATCGAGGATACCGTGGAAGACATGGAGGCACTGATTGCCACCCTGTTGCTGCTGGCGCGCAGTGAACATCGCGATTTGCCCGAGGAGCGGCTGATCGTCAACGATCTGGTACTGAATCTGGTGGAACGCCTTCAGCCGCTGGCGGACAACAAGCAGGTGGAGCTGGTGTGTGAACAGCGCGCCATGCTCAAGCTGACGGCGCCGGAGCAGGTGCTGGCCATTGTTGTGACCAACCTGGTGCGTAACGCCATCAACTACACCAATTCCGGCAGCGTGCAGGTGATCGTTGGCCGCCAGGAAGTGCTGGTGCGTGATACCGGGCCAGGGATCAATCCGGACGATCTGGAGCGGCTGCTACAGCCTTTCGAGCGCGGCACCGGGAACAAGGAAGGCGGGCACGGTCTGGGCCTGGCCATCGTGCAGCGGTTGTGCGAGCGTTTTCGCTGGAAGCTGGAGGTGGCCAGTGAACTGGGTCACGGCACCCAGGTCCGCATCACCTTTCCGGCGTGGCAGACCTGGACCCGTTTCTGACCTCAGGCCGGTTCGCGAATGCAGAAGCCCACCCCGGGCATGGTTTCCAGCAGGTGCACATCAAAGGGCTTGTCCACCGCCTTGCGCAGGTTATACAGATGGCTGCGCAGGGCATCGGAATCCGGCACCAGATCGCCCCACAATTCCTGCTCCAGCTGCTCGCGGCTGACCACCTTGGGCGTTTCGCGCATCAGAATACGCAGGATGCGGAAGGCGGTGGGTGACAACTTCAGCACCTGACCGCCACGCCGCACTTCCTGGCGGGCCGGGTCCAGTTCCAGATCGGCCACGGCGAGAATATGCGGTGCCACTTCGCGGCGTTCGCGGCGCACCAGGGCCTGGATGCGCGCGGACAGTTCCGGCAGGGCAAACGGCTTGACCAGATAATCGTCACCGCCCCGGCGGAAGCCTTCCAGTTTGTCGTCCAGCTGGTCACGGGCGGTGAGGAAGATCACCGGCGTATCCAGCGTCAGGTCGTGGCGCAGGTATTCGCACAGGGAATAGCCATCCTCGCCGGGCAGCATGATATCCAGCAGGATCAGGTCGTAATGGTGCTCACGCAGCAAGGAGCGTGCGAGGGCGCCGTCCCCCGCATAATCGGCCGAGGCCCCCAGTTCTTCGAGGTACTCGACCACGGTCTGGGCCAGTTGGCGGTGGTCTTCCACCAGCAGGATGGCGAGTTTTTCCAGCGGTCGGGTCATGGCAACGTGATCCTTGTGGTTTGAGATATCCGTATTGGATACCACTATCGTCCTGAGGAGCGCGTCAACGCAAGATCAATGCTGCGACACTTTGCCACATTGAGGCCTGTCCGGGCCCTCCTGATAATGCTGCCCTGACTGGATTCCGGGGTTGTGATCGTGAGCACTGTGTTCTGCCGCCTGATGGCCCTGTTACCGCTTGCGGCGCTGCCCCTGCCGTTGTGGGCGCATCACCCCGTGCTCCCGAATGACGAGCAGCCCGCAGGCGGCGCCCGACTGGAAACGATTACCGTTCATGCGCCTGACGCGGGCGGTCTGTCCTCCACGGCGGACGACAAGCTGGAGGCATTCTTCCGCGCCAGCCGCGCCCAGAGTCTGCTGGACGGCGAGCGCTGGCGCGAAGGGCGGGCAGGCAATCAGGAGGATGCCTTCAGGCGGGTGCCCGGTGTCTGGGCAAGCAGCGAAAACAACGGCGACGATGTGGCCCTCTCGATCCGCGGATCAGGCATTTCCAGCAGCAGTTTCGGTCGCGGCATTCGTTCCTATCAGGACGGCATTATCCTGGGCAGTCTGGATGGCGGCACCACCAACCAGCTGGTGGATATGCTCGCCTATGACCACCTGGAGGTGTATCGCGGCCCGGCGGCCCTGGCACTGGGGGCGGCCACCACCGGTGGTGTCATCAACTATGTCAGCCGCACCGGCCGCAACACGCCGGGCTGGCTGCTGCGCAGTGAAGCCGGTCGCTTCGGTTACCGCCGCAACCAACTGGCCCACGGCGGGCAGGATGGCGATCTGGATCACTTCGTCAGCATCAATCACACCTGGCAGGAAGGGTTTCGCGACCAGCAACGGCAGAACAACCTGCGCCTGAACGCCAACCTGGGGGTGCAGCTGCATGACGACCTGGAGCATCGCACTTATCTGATGGTGACCGAGGCCAACACGGAGCTCGCGGGCGCGATTCCCCTGCACACCCTGAACCGCGACACGCGTCGCCAGGCCGCCGCCAACAACGTGCAGTATGACGCGGACCGCAACTGGCAGGATATTCGTCTGGCCAACCGCGCCCTGTGGCAGATCGACGATCGACAGCGCCTGACCACCAGCGCCTTCGTGACCCGCAGCCGCCTGGATCATTTGCCGACGCCCTTTGTCGGCATCATCGACAACGCACTGGAAAGCTATGGCGTGGGCCTGGATTACGCCCTGGACCAGGAAGGTGGCCATACGCTGGTGGCCGGCGTGCGAGCAGGGCAGGGCAGTGACCGGCTGGCGCGCTTCCAACAGACTCCGGACGGCCAGCGCAAGGGCAACCAGACCTACGATGCCCGGCTGCGCACCGTGCAACTGGAAGCCTATGCCGAGCAGACCTGGCAGGTCAGTGAGCGTTGGCGGTTGAACCTCGGGGCTCAGGCACTGCATTCGCGGCGTGCACTGGATGACTTTATTCGTGAATCGCCTCCGCCCTGTGCCGAGTGCACGGGGCCCCAGCCCCAGGCCAACCCGGATGACATCAGCTACCGGGTGACCTATCGCGGTTTTTCACCGAAAGCGGGCGCTACCTTTGAATGGACGCCGGGCCAGCTGGTGTTTGCGCAACTGGCGCGCAGCATCGAAGGGCCCGCGTCATCGGAGCTGGGCAATAATCCGATTCCCGGCAGTCTCGATGCGCAAACGGCTGTCACCGCCGAGCTGGGCAGCCGGGGCGTGCTGTCGTATGGCTACTGGGAACTGGTGCTGTACCACACCCGCATCGAAAACGAGATCCTGAATCTGGATCTGGATGGCGCCACGGGCATCTTCAATGCCCGTGGCGACACGGTGCATCGCGGTATCGAACTGGGCACCGGGTTGCACCTGCATGACGACCTGATGCTGGAAACCGTGTACAACCTGTCCGATTTCCGCTTTGATGACGACCCGGATTTCGGCAATAACCGCCTGCCCACCCAGCCGCGCCATACCCTGTTCATGAGCCTGCGTTACAGCACGCCCGGCGGGCTGGTGGTGGCGCCAAACGGGCGCTATGTGAGCGGCTATGACCTGACCTACCGCAACACCCCCGGCCAGAACTGGCAGGCGCCGTCGCATACGCTCTGGGGGCTGGTGGTCAGCCAGGAATTCGCCAACGGCCTGCGGTTGTTTGCCGAGGGCCAGAACCTGACCGATGAAGTCTATGTGGCCTCGGCCACCGCCGTTGTCGCGCCGGGGCCGACCGCCACCTCCGGTAACGTCAATCCGGGCGGCCCGCGGGCCTGGTACGCCGGCTTCGAATATCGTTTCTGAGGACACGACATGCTCTCCCTGCTGCTGCGCTGGCACCGTCGACTGGCGCTTGTTGTCGCCCTGCCGGTGTTGCTGTGGGTCATCAGTGGCCTGACCCATCCGCTGATGGCGCACGTCTGGACACCGGAACTGCGCTGGCAGCACCTGGCGCTGCCCGCGCTGCCGCAGGCGGATGAGGTGATCCCGCCGCAACGTCTGTTGCAGCGGCACGGCTATGAGGCCGTCGATCAGATCAATCTGGTTTACGTGAGCGGCCGTCCGCAGTGGCAGGTGGCGGTCTACGGGCCGCGTCTGCAGGCCGAGCGTTACCGCGAGGCGCGGCCACCGGCCAATGTGGCGCTGAGCTATTACGATGCGGTCAGCGGCATCCCCGTGGTCGGCGGTGAGCGACTGCATGCCATGGCCCTCGCGCGGATTCTGCTGGGGGACCCGCAGGTTGCGGTGACCGACGTGACCCGTCTGGACGACTTTGACCTGCAGTACCGTTTCGTCAACCGCCTGCTGCCGGTGCACCGGGTCAGCTTTGATCGCGATGACGGCATCCAGTTGTATATCGACGTGATCGGCCAGCGTCTGGCCGCCGCCGATAATCACTGGCGCCGGGCTGGCTTGTGGACCTTTGCCCAGTTCCATAACTGGCATTTTCTTGGCGAGCGGCATCACCCCCTGCGCACCGGCGCCATTACCGTGATGATCAGCCTGACCTTTGTCGTCGGGCTCGGCGGGCTGGTGTTGTACGCCGTGCAGTGGCGCAAACGCCGGGGCCGCCAGGGCCGTGATGGCGCACACCGCTGGCATCGTCGCCTGGGGCTGGTCATGGCGCTGGCGATGCTCGGGTTTGCCAGCAGCGGCCTGCATGTCGTGCTGGGCCAGTTCCAGGCCGAGGACCATCTGGCCTGGCGGGCCGATACCCGCATACCTGTCAGCGCCCTGACCTGGAACCCGCTGGCTTCCGTGACCGCACAGACCATCGGCCTGTCCCATGCCTGGCTGGACGGCGAGCCGGTCTGGCAGTTGCGTGAAAATGTGGAGGGCGGTGAAGCCATCCGCTATGTGCATGCGCAGACCGGCAACGCCCTGAGTGACGATGCAGACCGTGATTATGCGCTGGCGCTGTATCAGGACTGGGCCCGGCACAGTGGTCGCCCGGTACAGCCGGTTACCTTTACCCGCGCCTTGCCCGACTTCGCCATGGACTATGTCTCGGTCTACAAGCGCCTGCCGGTGCAGCGGCTGGGTCTGGCCCAGGCACCGCTGAGCACCTTCTTCGTGGAAACCCATACCGGCCACGTCGCCCATGCGGCGACCCCGGAAGGGCGACTGCGCAGCCGCCACTTCATGAACCTGCACAAGTATCACTTCCTCGGCAACCTCGGCCTGGGGCCGGCCGCCCGTGACCTGGTCATCAGCATGGTGGTCGTGCTGATCCTGATCGTGGTGCTGCTCGGCACGGTGGCCTGGCTGCGCCTCAGCGGCCGTCGCTGATCCTTAAACAATAATGATTCTCATTGACACAAAGAGGATTGCGCCCCATCATTGCAAATAGTTCTCGATAACTAAATGTAATGATATGCATTCAAACTTCCTTGCTCCGACGCCTGTGCTGCTGGTGCTCTGCCTGCTGGTGACGCCAGCGCATGCCGACAACGTCGCCTGGCTGGATCAGATCGTGGTTACCGGCACCCGCACCGAGCGCAGCGTGATCGACGCGCCCGTGCGCACGGAAGTGGTCACCCGCCAGGAGCTGGAGCGCACCCATGCCCGGTCATTGAAGGAGGCACTGGAAAACGTGTCCGGGCTGCAGTTGCGCGAGATTCACGGCAAGGCCGGGTATGAAGTCTCCCTGCAAGGCCTGAGCGGCGAGCAGGTGCTGGTGCTGGTGGACGGCCTGCGTATCTCAGCCAGCACCGGCTCCACGGTGGATGTCAGCCAATTGGCGCTGACCGAAGTCGAGCGTATCGAGATCGTCAAGGGCGCCACCTCGGCGCAATACGGCAGCGCCGCCATGGGCGGTGTCATCAATGTTATTACCCGCGATGTAACGCCGGGTTTCAGTGGCGAGATGCAGGGCGATATCGGCAGCTATGGCAGCCAGAACCCGTCCACCCATCGCATCGACATCGCTCGCCGCCATGCCCGTGCCCGGGTGGACACCGGCACCGAGACCCTGCGCTTGCGGCTGGCGGCAGACCGTCTGGAGAGCGACGGTATCACTCCGGTGCCTGGCGGTTGGGCGCGCCCCTCGGATGAAGTGGACCGGCAACAATACGACGCCCGGCTGGAATGGCACCCCTCGCCCGACGGGCGCTTCTATCTGCAAGGCGGACGGTTTACTGAAGACGGCATCAGCCGCGCCTCCGAGCGCTTGCCCGGTGGCGTCTTGCTCAACACCAGCAAGACCGAAGCGGTCATTCGCGACCGCTATGTGGCGGGCGGGCGCTGGGCCTGGCCGGGCGGCTTCGCGGTGCAGCTCAATGGCGTGCACGAGCAGTTCAGCGACGACACCCTGAAATATTCCCCCACCGGTCCCTTTGACGACCGCTATGCAGAGATGGACCTGTCCCAGCTTTCGCTGCAAGTGGATAGCCCCTATTACGACGGCATGGATGGCGCCCTGGGTTACAGCTTCCAGATGGGCGGCGACCTGCATCACGAAAGCCTGCGCCAGACCAAGGACGGTGTCTCCGAGCTGGACGGCACGGATCGCGTCAGCCGCCGCAGCGACGAAATCTTTCGCCAGGACACGTTTTTTTATGGCGACGCGCTGGAGCTGGTGCTGGGTGTGCGCCACCAGTACGACAGCGACTTTGGCAGCCATGTCGCCGGTAACGCCGGTGCCCGCTGGCACCTGTGGCGCGGCAGTGACTGGCGCACCACCGCGCGGCTGGGCTGGGGGCAGGGCTACCGCGTGCCCAACCTGAAAGAGCGCTTCTATCTGTTCGATCACAGCCAGCTCGGCTATGTGGTGATCGGCAATCCCGATCTGCAACCGGAGCGCTCGCAGAGCTGGCAATTGGGCACCACTTTTTCCTGGCGCGAGCAATGGGTGCTGGAACTGGGCGTGTTTCATAACGCCCTGCGCAACCTGATTCAGATCGATGCGGATACCGACCCGGTGCCGGGCGGCACTGTGCAGGAGTACCAGTACGACAACGTCGCCCGCGCTATGACACGCGGCGCCGAAGTCGGACTGGACTGGGCCATCGCGCCGCGCCTGAGCCTGCATCTCAACCACACCCATATGCAGACCGAAGACCGCGACAGCGGTCAGCGCCTGACGCGGCGCCCCCGGGATATCAGCCGCGCGGGCATCAATATGGGCGTCACGGAAACCACCGAACTGACCCTGCGCGGCCGCTACCAGAGTGACGAACTGGCCACCAGCGCCGGGGCGCGCTCGCCGGCCTGGCGCGCACTGGATATCAGTCTGACGCATCAGGCGACGCCAGCACTGAGTGTGCTGGCGGGCGTCGACAACCTGTTTGACACACAACGCGACTTTGCCGACCCGGCAGATTTTTCACCGATCGTCGGGCGTTTTATTTATCTCGGCGCGCGTTATCAATTTGGCCAGCGCTGAAGAAGGTGCGGCCTGCAACACAACCGGAGGGAGATCACCATGCAAGACAGAAGAACATTTTCGCACTGGCGTGTGTCGCTGATGGGCGCCGCCGTGATGGCACTGGCCGCCTGCGGCGGCTCATCAGGCAGCAGCACACCGCCGGGTAACGGCGGCGGCGATGAGCAGCCGGATGTCCAGGCGCGCAGCTACGACGCCAGCAGTTATACCGACTGGGTGCATGTGAATCTGGAAAGCGGCGACACCGTGGCCGAAGACGGCGACTGGCACATTGCGCTGCGCCGCACCGAACTGCGCCTGAATGGCGGCGATTCCGGCCCGGGCAATACGGCCGGTGCGCTGGTGGCAGCGCAGGATGATTTTTATGACGGCGACGGCGAGCCGAACAGCAGCGTATTTCTGAATGCCACGCCGGATTCCGAGCTGAGTCCCTTGCTGGAAGATTATCCGGCCCCGGCCACTAATGCCTGGATCGTGGACCGCCTCTCCAGCGCGTTTGGTGGCATGAATGACTGGTATCTGTACCAGCACAGCGCACCGCAGTGTGATGCGGGTGCTGGCCTGATTGTGGCCAACCCGGACAAGGGCTGGTTGCTGAAATCCGGTGAAGGCAACAGCTATGCCCGCGTGCGCGCCACCGATATCGTTTTCTGCACCCGCGATGGCAATGGCGTGGAAACCTTTACTTTCGAATTTGATGTGCAGGTGCCGGATTCGGACCAGTTCACCACCGAGGCCACCTTTACCGGCACCTTGCCGCCGGCGGGCGGCGAAGTCTGCTTCGATTTCAACGCTGACGAGATTGTGGATTGCACCGGCAACGCCTGGGACCTCAAGGCCGGTTTTGCCGGCATGAACTTCTTCCTGCGCAGCAATAGCGGCGACAGCGGCGACGGCGCCGGTGGCGTATTCGGCCCGCATGACTGGGCGGACCTGGCCACCTGGCAAAGCGCCACCATCGACCCCGACAGTGGCGAACCGATTCCGGCACACCTTTATGCCGCCGACAGCAGCAGCGGCATCTTCGCGCAGCAAAGCTGGTACGCCTACAACCTGCAGGGCAACCACCGCCTGTGGCCGAACTACCGCGTCTACCGCATTGATACCGATCGCAATGACGACGACGCGCCGCAATTCCAGTTGCAGGTCACCGGCTACTACAGCGAAGGCGGTGCCAGTGGCCACCCGCGCCTGCGCTGGCGGCAGCTTGATCTGAACGCTACACAGGAGTAATTCCATGACGCAGGCATCGACTCACGCCAGCCAGACCACGGCGCCTTTTTCGCCGGAACAGCGCCAGGCCCTGCAGGCCGCCTGGCGCGCCCTGCGCGAAACGCAGCCGCGACTGCGTATTCGCAACGCGGCCGAGCAACTGGGGGTCAGCGAACTCACGCTGCTGCTGACCGAACCCGAAGACAAGGTGGTGCGGCTGCAGCCAGCCTTTACCGACCTCTATCCGTCGCTGTCGTTGTTGGGGCGCATCATGACGCTGGCGCGCAATGATGAAGTGGTGCATGAAACCACCGGCCAGATGAGCAAGTTCAGTGTCATGGAAGGCGGCCGCATGGGCCTGTGCCTGGGCGAGATCGACCTGCGGGTCTTTTTCTCCCACTGGGGGCATGCCTGCGCGGTGACGGAGGCCGGGCCGAAAGGTCCGCGCCACAGTGTGCAGATGTTTGATCACAGCGGTCAGGCGGTGCACAAGATTTATGCCACCGATGGCACCGACATGCAGGCCTGGGAGGGGCTGGTCGCACGCTTCCGCGCCGCCGACCAGCGCCCGCCGCTGGCACTGCAACCGGCACCGGCATTCCAGCGCCAACCGTCGCTGCCCGATCCGCAGCCGCTGCGCGATGACTGGGCGGCGATCACCGACGTGCACCAGTTTCACGACATGTTGAGACGCCACGGGCTGGATCGTCTGACGGCGCTGGAGCAGGTGGGCGAGCCCTGGGCGCGTCCGGTGGCCCAGGACAGCGTCGAGAATGTGCTCAACAGCGTGGCGGAGATCGGCACGCCGATCATGGCGTTTGTCGGCAATCGCGGCATTGTGCAGATCTACACCGGCCGCGTACACCGGCTGCTGCGCACCGGCGAGTGGTTCAATGTGCTCGACCCGCATTTCAATCTGCATATGCGCACTGGCGACATGAAACATCTGTGGGTGGTACGGCGGCCTTCGGAGGACGGCGATATCACGTCGCTGGATGCGTTCAATGCGCAGGGCGAACTGGTGCTGAGCCTGTTTGGCGAACGCAAGCCGGGCAAAGCCGAACTGCCTGCCTGGCGCGACCTGCTGGCGCAGATTCCGAGGGTGTCGTGAACAGGCGCGGACGGGTTGCCGTGCTGGCGGCGCTGCTGCTGGTGCAGCCTGCGTCGGCGCAACCGGCCCTGGAGCAACGGCTGGTGGTGGCGGGTGGCGCCGTGACCGAAATGGTCTATGCCCTGGGCGCCGAAGACCAGCTGGTGGCGGTGGATGACACCAGTGTCTGGCCGCCCGCCGCCCGTGCGCTGCCGAAGATCGGTTATGTGCGCGCCCTGCCGGTAGAGGGCATCGCCTCGCTGCGTCCTGACAAGGTGCTGGTGTCGGCAGACGAAGCGGGGCCTGCGCGCACCTTGCGCCAGTTGGAGCGTGTCACGAAGGTCGTACCCATCACGGCGGCTCACTCTGCGGAAGGGGTGCTGGCCCGGGCGCATCAGGTGGCCGCGGAAACCGGCCGCGAGGAAGCGGGCGCCGCGCTGGTGGCACAGCTGGAAGCCGCGTTCGCGCGCATCAATGAGCGCCTGCCGCTGGCCGACCCGCCGCGGGTGCTGTGTCTGCTGTCTGCGGGCAGCCATGGGGTGCGTCTGGCGGGGCGCGACACCAAGGCCCAGGCGCTGTTGGACAGCCTTGGTTTGCCCAACGCGGTGGGCGATCAGCGCGGCTACCGGCCCCTGAGCAGCGAAGCCTTGCTGGCGTTGGCGCCGGACATGGTCATCATCGCTGAAACCGTGCCGGGGGAATTCCGTGCCGAAGACTGGCCCGCACTGGGCATGACGCCCGCCGCGCGGGCAGGGCGCATTCTGGTGGCCGACAGCATGCTGTTGCTGGGGTTTGGTCCGCGCTTGCCGGAGGCCATGGCGCAGGTGCTGGATGTGGCCACCGGGGCGGGTGAGGGCGAGGCGAACGCAGAGAGAGGCGTAGTGTGGTCCCGGTAACGGCTCGCCTGTCGCCGCGACCGGCATTGCTGGGGCTGGCGGTACTGCTGGTGCTGGGCGCCCTGCTGGCCTTGCGCACCGGCCCCATGCCGCTGACCAGCGCGGAAGTCTGGCAGGGTCTGTTTGTGCAGGATGCCGAGCCCACCGTGCAGCTGGTGGTGCGCGAGCTGCGCCTGCCGCGCCTGCTGCTGGCCATG
This region of Isoalcanivorax indicus genomic DNA includes:
- a CDS encoding DUF2878 domain-containing protein; the protein is MKTSLRSAVIGNFVIFQCLWFAAILGAARGIQWPVFVALALMLGWARLHGSPWRSDMRMAAAGLAIGLAVEPLWLAAGVIEYRLQWSASLPPLWILALWCGFAVTFNHSLAWLCGRRWLAVVFGALGSAGSVIAGVRLGAAEAPAGLTSLVLAYAALWAVIVPALAWWATRPPPGPGAAEHGDADRGDHGIA
- a CDS encoding DUF1295 domain-containing protein, with translation MESPDTFVLWVAALVLALVCLLGWWVQCRTRNAAHADVIWSFGVGATSLFYLAMGEGPWLLRLVTAALIGFWSLRLGSHIWRRVRAEEHEEGRYAAMREALGERINLFHLFFFLGQGVLAWLFALPAWVIAAHPGPLVIWSLVLGGAVGVIALLGEREADRQLDRFRRNPAHRGKTCREGLWRYSRHPNYFFEWLHWFSYPLLAVGAAWAGWLWLAPVMMFLFLWFVTGIPYTERQALKSRGEDYREYQRTTSAFIPWRPRHGH
- a CDS encoding SAM-dependent methyltransferase, which codes for MVIELAERRWLPDSLIRFGIRKLLGQRLRLEQAGDPMQVEARKTALMEALAQGPVAEQQQAANDQHYEVPASFYLRALGPHLKYSSCVWDETTLTLEQAEEAMLALTCERAALDNGQRILELGCGWGSLSLWMAQQYPGSEIISVSNSGSQKAFIDQRARERGLTNLTVVTADAATFQPEGQFDRVVSVEMFEHMRNHRELMHRIHDWLVPGGKLFVHIFCHDQVFYPFETEGEANWMGRMFFTGGVMPSWDLLERCQERLTLDDKWRVNGVHYSRTLEAWLDNADRHQDELIPVLASTYGADEAKVWLQRWRMFFMACSELFAYRGGEEWFVGHYRFTRPETGV
- a CDS encoding sensor histidine kinase — translated: MSKRRTGVQHRLTRVYLMQVVLISLATVLGVMATAKIIEHVLVKQALKLEAEHYWALYEDDPDFPRPNTRHLLGLLVREDGGPDSIPASFRQLTPGYHRIDLNDDRPLVYVEYHPSAEVAARLYLIFDERRVSALALVFGVLPLTGVLLVIYLMSFLSWRKSRQLMSPLVQLAEMLRGAPITDPRAARPAFDEIETEADSEVAVLVASLEAYADRLLDFVERERQFTRDASHELRTPLAVIQANLALLAARFPETPSVQRIEDTVEDMEALIATLLLLARSEHRDLPEERLIVNDLVLNLVERLQPLADNKQVELVCEQRAMLKLTAPEQVLAIVVTNLVRNAINYTNSGSVQVIVGRQEVLVRDTGPGINPDDLERLLQPFERGTGNKEGGHGLGLAIVQRLCERFRWKLEVASELGHGTQVRITFPAWQTWTRF
- a CDS encoding response regulator transcription factor — translated: MTRPLEKLAILLVEDHRQLAQTVVEYLEELGASADYAGDGALARSLLREHHYDLILLDIMLPGEDGYSLCEYLRHDLTLDTPVIFLTARDQLDDKLEGFRRGGDDYLVKPFALPELSARIQALVRRERREVAPHILAVADLELDPARQEVRRGGQVLKLSPTAFRILRILMRETPKVVSREQLEQELWGDLVPDSDALRSHLYNLRKAVDKPFDVHLLETMPGVGFCIREPA
- a CDS encoding TonB-dependent receptor family protein, with translation MSTVFCRLMALLPLAALPLPLWAHHPVLPNDEQPAGGARLETITVHAPDAGGLSSTADDKLEAFFRASRAQSLLDGERWREGRAGNQEDAFRRVPGVWASSENNGDDVALSIRGSGISSSSFGRGIRSYQDGIILGSLDGGTTNQLVDMLAYDHLEVYRGPAALALGAATTGGVINYVSRTGRNTPGWLLRSEAGRFGYRRNQLAHGGQDGDLDHFVSINHTWQEGFRDQQRQNNLRLNANLGVQLHDDLEHRTYLMVTEANTELAGAIPLHTLNRDTRRQAAANNVQYDADRNWQDIRLANRALWQIDDRQRLTTSAFVTRSRLDHLPTPFVGIIDNALESYGVGLDYALDQEGGHTLVAGVRAGQGSDRLARFQQTPDGQRKGNQTYDARLRTVQLEAYAEQTWQVSERWRLNLGAQALHSRRALDDFIRESPPPCAECTGPQPQANPDDISYRVTYRGFSPKAGATFEWTPGQLVFAQLARSIEGPASSELGNNPIPGSLDAQTAVTAELGSRGVLSYGYWELVLYHTRIENEILNLDLDGATGIFNARGDTVHRGIELGTGLHLHDDLMLETVYNLSDFRFDDDPDFGNNRLPTQPRHTLFMSLRYSTPGGLVVAPNGRYVSGYDLTYRNTPGQNWQAPSHTLWGLVVSQEFANGLRLFAEGQNLTDEVYVASATAVVAPGPTATSGNVNPGGPRAWYAGFEYRF